The Bacillus oleivorans genome has a window encoding:
- a CDS encoding response regulator produces MKEKILIVDDQFGIRILLNEVFNKEGYQTFQAANGVQALDIVKKHSPDLVLLDMKIPGMDGIEILKRMKVIDQDIRVIIMTAYGELDLIQQAKDLGALTHFAKPFDIDDIRSAVRKYLPLKSS; encoded by the coding sequence ATGAAAGAGAAAATTTTAATTGTAGATGATCAATTTGGAATTCGTATTCTTCTGAACGAAGTATTTAATAAGGAAGGATATCAGACCTTTCAGGCAGCAAATGGGGTACAGGCATTAGATATCGTAAAAAAACATTCTCCCGATTTAGTACTGCTTGATATGAAAATACCGGGCATGGATGGAATCGAAATTTTAAAAAGAATGAAAGTGATCGATCAGGATATTCGGGTCATTATTATGACTGCATACGGAGAGCTTGATTTAATTCAGCAGGCAAAGGATTTGGGAGCACTAACTCACTTTGCTAAACCATTTGATATTGATGATATTCGCTCTGCTGTCAGAAAATATCTCCCGCTCAAATCCAGTTAA
- the icmF gene encoding fused isobutyryl-CoA mutase/GTPase IcmF translates to MTIQTVYKPKHPIRFVTASSLFDGHDASINIMRRILQASGAEVIHLGHNRSVEEVVRAAIQEDVQGIAMSSYQGGHVEYFKYMYDLLKEKGAGHIRIYGGGGGVILPREIKELHEYGIARIFSPEDGRQLGLQGMINTMLEECDYPTIRHIDKSILDRVKSGDTAAIASCITLAEYGVEEAEVSAAVEILEEVKAQANNVPVVGITGTGGAGKSSLTDELVRRFLREMPEKKMAILSVDPTKRKTGGALLGDRIRMNAIFSDRVYMRSLATRGSRSEVSLAIKDAISVVKAAGFDLIIVETSGIGQGDAEIAGIVDISMYVMTSEFGAPSQLEKIDMIDFADLIVINKFERKGSEDAKRQVQKQFQRSHMLFEKLLDEMPVYGTIASQFNDPGTNALFAALIEVVNQKCGMEWHTSLSKHEAVEKQNIIIPTERRYYLREIVDTVRRYHQIAEEQVEIARRLFQIEGALQAAKETEGNEEVIRSLEAMKERVEEKLTSESKRILTNWEQLKRKYSADQFVTKIRDKEIVTELKTKSLSGLDIPKVALPKYKDYGEILKWVYKENVPGMFPFTAGVFPFKRKEEDPKRQFAGEGTPERTNRRFHYLSKDDPAKRLSTAFDSVTLYGEDPDFRPDIFGKVGESGVSVCSLDDMKKLYDGFDLCHPQTSVSMTINGPAPIILAMFLNTAIDQKVRAKEAELGRTLTVEEFTNVKADTLETVRGTVQADILKEDQGQNTCIFSTEFALKMMGDIQAYFIDHKVRNYYSVSISGYHIAEAGANPISQLAFTLANGFTYVEYYLSRGMKIDDFAPNLSFFFSNGLDPEYSVIGRVARRIWAIVMKHKYGANDRSQKLKYHIQTSGRSLHAQEIDFNDIRTTLQALMALHDNCNSLHTNAYDEAITTPTEQSVRRAMAIQMIITKEHGLTKNENPLQGSFIIEELTDLVEEAVLKEFEHLNDRGGVLGAMESQYQRGKIQEESMYYEMKKYSGELPIIGVNTYLNPAPQSEEELDSMEIARASREEKLTQIENLQAFQKKHADVSDKALERLKKVALSGGNIFEELMETVKVASLGQITKALYEVGGQYRRNM, encoded by the coding sequence ATGACCATACAAACGGTTTATAAACCAAAACACCCAATCCGTTTCGTTACGGCATCCAGTTTGTTTGACGGTCATGACGCTTCCATTAATATTATGAGGCGAATTTTACAAGCCAGCGGTGCAGAGGTGATCCACCTCGGTCACAACAGGTCGGTAGAAGAGGTGGTTCGGGCTGCGATTCAAGAGGATGTGCAAGGAATTGCGATGTCGTCTTATCAGGGTGGCCATGTTGAGTATTTTAAGTATATGTATGATTTGTTAAAAGAGAAGGGTGCAGGTCATATCCGGATTTACGGCGGAGGCGGCGGTGTCATCCTTCCGCGTGAAATAAAAGAGCTTCATGAATACGGAATTGCCAGGATTTTCTCCCCGGAAGATGGCAGACAGCTGGGGCTTCAAGGAATGATAAATACGATGCTTGAAGAATGTGACTATCCGACGATTCGTCACATCGATAAATCCATCCTGGACCGGGTGAAGAGCGGTGATACAGCTGCAATTGCTTCTTGCATTACGCTTGCGGAATATGGTGTAGAGGAAGCGGAAGTATCCGCAGCCGTGGAAATCTTAGAGGAAGTTAAAGCTCAGGCAAACAATGTACCGGTTGTAGGAATTACAGGAACCGGCGGTGCGGGAAAGAGTTCATTAACGGATGAGTTAGTTCGCCGTTTCTTGCGCGAAATGCCTGAGAAGAAAATGGCGATTCTTTCTGTAGACCCTACAAAACGTAAAACCGGCGGAGCTTTATTGGGTGATAGAATCCGGATGAATGCGATTTTTTCCGATCGCGTCTATATGCGAAGTCTGGCGACGAGAGGGTCTCGCTCCGAAGTCTCATTAGCGATCAAGGATGCGATCTCGGTAGTAAAGGCTGCAGGGTTTGACTTAATCATTGTCGAAACGAGCGGAATTGGCCAGGGTGATGCAGAGATCGCAGGTATCGTTGATATTTCAATGTATGTAATGACTAGTGAATTTGGTGCTCCGTCCCAGCTGGAGAAAATTGATATGATTGATTTTGCTGACCTCATTGTCATTAATAAATTTGAACGCAAAGGGTCAGAGGATGCAAAAAGACAAGTTCAGAAGCAATTTCAAAGAAGTCATATGCTGTTTGAAAAGCTTTTAGACGAAATGCCAGTATACGGAACAATTGCGAGTCAATTTAATGACCCGGGAACCAACGCTTTATTTGCGGCGCTTATTGAGGTTGTCAATCAAAAGTGCGGGATGGAATGGCATACTTCCTTATCAAAGCATGAAGCGGTAGAGAAGCAAAATATTATCATCCCAACTGAACGCCGCTATTATTTAAGAGAAATTGTAGACACAGTCAGACGATACCATCAAATCGCGGAAGAGCAAGTAGAAATAGCCCGCCGTCTCTTCCAGATCGAAGGAGCGCTCCAGGCAGCTAAAGAAACAGAAGGAAATGAAGAGGTCATTCGATCTTTAGAGGCAATGAAGGAGCGGGTCGAAGAAAAGCTTACGTCTGAATCCAAGCGAATCCTTACCAATTGGGAACAGTTGAAGAGAAAATATAGTGCTGATCAGTTTGTAACAAAGATACGGGATAAGGAAATCGTAACCGAGCTTAAAACGAAAAGCTTGTCTGGTCTAGATATTCCGAAGGTGGCCTTGCCTAAATATAAGGATTATGGAGAAATCCTTAAGTGGGTATATAAAGAAAACGTGCCTGGAATGTTTCCGTTTACTGCAGGAGTCTTTCCGTTTAAACGGAAAGAGGAAGATCCGAAGCGGCAATTTGCCGGAGAAGGAACACCAGAACGAACCAACCGCCGTTTTCATTATTTATCAAAGGATGACCCGGCAAAACGTCTTAGTACGGCTTTTGATTCAGTTACTTTATATGGAGAAGATCCTGATTTCCGCCCCGATATTTTTGGGAAGGTTGGCGAAAGCGGTGTTAGTGTATGCAGCTTAGACGACATGAAAAAGCTATATGATGGCTTTGACTTATGTCATCCGCAAACTTCTGTTTCTATGACGATCAATGGCCCTGCTCCTATCATTTTAGCGATGTTTCTCAATACAGCGATCGATCAGAAAGTGCGTGCAAAAGAGGCGGAACTGGGCCGAACTTTAACAGTAGAAGAGTTTACAAATGTTAAAGCGGATACATTAGAAACAGTCAGAGGTACGGTGCAGGCAGATATTTTAAAAGAAGACCAGGGTCAGAACACATGTATCTTCTCGACCGAATTTGCATTAAAAATGATGGGTGATATTCAAGCCTATTTTATTGACCATAAAGTACGCAATTATTATTCCGTTTCGATTTCGGGCTATCATATTGCCGAAGCGGGAGCAAATCCTATTTCCCAGCTCGCATTCACATTGGCAAATGGATTTACCTATGTCGAATATTATTTGAGCCGAGGTATGAAGATTGATGATTTTGCACCAAACTTATCTTTCTTCTTCTCAAATGGACTAGATCCGGAGTATAGCGTTATTGGCCGGGTGGCACGGCGAATCTGGGCAATTGTCATGAAGCATAAATACGGAGCAAATGATCGAAGTCAAAAATTGAAATATCATATCCAAACATCAGGACGTTCCTTACACGCACAAGAAATTGATTTCAATGACATCAGAACCACTCTTCAGGCTCTTATGGCGTTACATGATAATTGTAATTCACTTCATACCAATGCATACGATGAAGCCATCACGACTCCTACAGAACAATCAGTCCGACGTGCGATGGCAATTCAAATGATTATTACGAAAGAACATGGTTTAACTAAAAATGAAAATCCGCTGCAGGGATCATTCATTATCGAAGAACTGACAGATCTTGTGGAAGAAGCGGTATTGAAGGAATTTGAGCATCTTAATGACCGCGGCGGTGTGCTGGGTGCGATGGAATCGCAATATCAGCGCGGCAAGATTCAGGAAGAATCGATGTATTATGAAATGAAGAAGTACTCTGGGGAATTGCCAATCATCGGGGTTAATACGTACTTGAATCCTGCCCCTCAATCTGAAGAAGAGTTAGATTCCATGGAAATTGCACGGGCATCAAGAGAAGAAAAACTGACTCAGATTGAAAATCTGCAAGCCTTCCAGAAAAAGCACGCAGATGTGTCTGATAAAGCGCTAGAGAGATTAAAGAAAGTTGCCTTATCTGGCGGGAACATATTTGAAGAATTAATGGAGACTGTAAAAGTGGCTAGTCTCGGCCAAATTACGAAAGCACTTTATGAAGTTGGGGGACAATACAGACGGAATATGTAA
- a CDS encoding class II fructose-bisphosphate aldolase — protein sequence MPLVSMKEMLIKAKNEGYAVGQFNVNNLEFTQAILQAAQEENSPVICGVSEGAARYMGGFKTVVGMITNLMEEYKITVPVAIHLDHGSSFEMCAKAIHAGFTSVMIDASHHPFEENVAITSKVVELAHIHGVSVEAELGTVGGQEDDVVADGVIYADPNECKELVKRTGIDCLAPALGSVHGPYKGEPNLGFKEMEEIGNTTGLPLVLHGGTGIPTKDIQRAISLGTAKINVNTENQIASAKTVRQVLAEKPEMYDPRKYLGPARDAIKETVKGKIREFGSNNKA from the coding sequence ATGCCCTTAGTTTCTATGAAAGAAATGCTCATTAAGGCAAAAAACGAGGGATATGCAGTAGGTCAATTCAATGTTAATAACCTAGAATTTACTCAAGCGATTCTTCAGGCTGCCCAAGAAGAAAATTCACCGGTTATTTGTGGAGTATCAGAAGGTGCTGCCCGCTACATGGGTGGTTTTAAAACAGTGGTTGGAATGATCACAAATTTAATGGAAGAATATAAAATAACGGTTCCTGTCGCGATTCACCTTGATCATGGCTCAAGCTTTGAAATGTGTGCGAAAGCGATTCACGCTGGTTTTACATCAGTTATGATTGATGCTTCTCATCATCCCTTTGAAGAGAACGTCGCGATTACCTCTAAGGTTGTGGAATTAGCACATATACACGGAGTTTCTGTTGAAGCTGAACTTGGTACTGTTGGCGGACAAGAAGACGATGTTGTTGCTGACGGCGTCATTTATGCAGATCCCAACGAATGTAAAGAGCTAGTAAAGCGAACTGGTATTGATTGCCTGGCACCTGCATTAGGTTCTGTACACGGTCCTTATAAAGGCGAACCAAACCTTGGCTTTAAAGAAATGGAGGAAATCGGAAATACAACAGGGTTACCTCTAGTTCTTCACGGCGGAACCGGAATTCCGACAAAGGATATCCAAAGAGCCATCTCGCTGGGTACAGCCAAAATCAATGTAAATACAGAGAATCAAATTGCTTCTGCGAAGACAGTCCGCCAAGTTCTTGCAGAAAAACCAGAAATGTACGATCCACGTAAATATTTAGGACCTGCGCGTGACGCGATTAAAGAAACGGTAAAAGGAAAAATCCGTGAGTTTGGTTCTAACAATAAAGCTTAA
- the fsa gene encoding fructose-6-phosphate aldolase, which produces MKFFIDSANIQEIREANDLGIVAGVTTNPTLVAKEGVSFHERLKEITKIVSGSVSAEVIATDAEGMIKEGKELAAIAGNITIKVPMTAEGLKAVHAFSKEGIKTNVTLIFSANQALLAARAGATYVSPFIGRLDDIGFNGLDLISDIHDIFWTHDIETKIIAASIRHPQHVTEAALRGADIATIPYKVIMQLMKHPLTDKGIEAFLKDWNDTFGGK; this is translated from the coding sequence ATGAAGTTTTTTATCGATTCTGCTAACATTCAGGAAATCAGGGAAGCAAATGACCTAGGAATTGTCGCGGGTGTAACAACCAACCCAACTCTTGTAGCCAAGGAAGGGGTATCCTTTCATGAGCGCTTAAAGGAAATTACCAAGATCGTAAGCGGATCTGTAAGTGCCGAAGTTATTGCCACAGATGCAGAAGGAATGATAAAAGAAGGGAAAGAACTGGCTGCGATTGCAGGCAATATTACGATTAAAGTCCCGATGACCGCTGAAGGGTTAAAGGCAGTTCATGCTTTTTCAAAAGAGGGCATTAAAACGAATGTCACCCTTATATTTAGTGCTAACCAGGCATTATTAGCGGCAAGAGCAGGGGCTACTTACGTTTCTCCATTCATCGGCAGACTAGACGATATCGGCTTTAACGGATTAGACTTAATCTCTGATATTCATGATATCTTTTGGACTCATGACATTGAAACAAAGATTATCGCTGCTTCTATCAGACATCCTCAGCATGTTACAGAAGCCGCTTTAAGAGGCGCCGATATTGCTACAATTCCTTACAAGGTAATCATGCAGCTGATGAAGCATCCGCTTACTGATAAAGGGATTGAAGCATTTTTAAAGGACTGGAATGATACGTTTGGCGGAAAGTAA
- a CDS encoding DUF2529 family protein: protein MNKMFTTQLTGLFQRLSTEENGFLFEDAARLLAQAPAGQGSIYIYGEQELKAVTAEALYGVEPLQTAKELSEHQLDEITHADRIWLFSRSSEDPAVQRFIAAFTKADIPFVLVANKGTDEEAVPVGNVFIDLKVAKGLMPDESGNRFGFPTGITALFIYHHIHFLIREFLEEE, encoded by the coding sequence ATGAATAAGATGTTTACAACTCAGCTAACTGGATTGTTCCAGCGGTTGTCGACAGAGGAAAATGGCTTTTTATTTGAGGATGCGGCCCGGCTGCTGGCCCAGGCTCCGGCTGGACAAGGTTCGATTTATATATATGGAGAACAAGAGCTTAAAGCAGTCACAGCAGAGGCTTTATACGGGGTAGAACCATTACAAACGGCTAAGGAATTAAGTGAACATCAGTTGGATGAGATTACACACGCAGATCGGATTTGGCTTTTCTCACGGTCATCCGAAGATCCTGCTGTCCAAAGATTCATCGCTGCATTTACTAAAGCGGATATTCCGTTTGTGCTGGTCGCTAACAAAGGCACAGACGAAGAAGCCGTACCGGTCGGGAATGTGTTTATCGATTTAAAAGTGGCAAAAGGGTTAATGCCTGATGAAAGCGGAAACCGCTTTGGCTTTCCTACAGGAATTACTGCCCTCTTCATTTACCACCATATCCACTTTCTCATAAGAGAGTTTTTAGAAGAAGAATAA
- the rpoE gene encoding DNA-directed RNA polymerase subunit delta, whose product MSINQKYAKEELQEMSLIELANLLLVENKEPIPFIDIVSEIASILELSEEQIQDRMPQFYTDMNIDGRFLCIGENKWGLRTWYPLDQIEEETVPTIRPKKKKGKKVVDDDDLDIDEFDDLDEEEDLDFDDLDEEYEDDEILDEDEDDEEDDDDFDDLTDDDDDDEDFDDEEIIEDEEYDLDNDDIIDDDIEPEDDDEL is encoded by the coding sequence TTGAGTATAAACCAAAAATACGCAAAAGAAGAACTCCAAGAAATGTCGTTAATCGAGTTAGCCAATTTATTGCTTGTTGAAAATAAAGAGCCGATTCCATTTATTGACATCGTATCTGAAATCGCTTCAATTCTTGAGTTATCTGAAGAACAAATCCAAGATAGAATGCCTCAATTCTACACAGATATGAACATAGATGGCCGTTTTCTTTGCATTGGAGAAAATAAATGGGGTCTTAGAACTTGGTATCCGCTCGATCAAATTGAGGAAGAAACGGTTCCAACCATTCGTCCTAAGAAGAAGAAAGGCAAAAAAGTCGTGGACGATGATGATTTGGATATCGATGAATTTGATGATCTTGATGAAGAAGAAGACCTTGATTTCGATGATCTCGACGAGGAATATGAAGATGACGAAATCCTCGATGAAGACGAAGATGATGAAGAAGATGATGACGATTTCGATGATTTAACCGACGACGACGATGATGATGAAGATTTTGATGATGAGGAAATCATTGAAGACGAAGAATATGACCTGGACAATGATGATATCATCGATGATGACATTGAGCCGGAAGATGATGATGAATTATAA
- a CDS encoding TetR/AcrR family transcriptional regulator: MKNVEVHSSVKDERLIKVRRDQMIKGAVSLFKQKGFHRTTTREIAKASGFSIGTLYEYIEKKEDVLYLVVDRIYDEVKERLKESIDTAIGTIEGLKSAIAAYFRVMDDMQDEVLVMYQEAKSLTKDALPYVLNKELQMVQMFEDILKRMTKQKEIAMSEKEIQLCAHNIFVLGQMWGFRRWALHSMFSIEDYIDMQTSLILDGLTIREKKGDEK, from the coding sequence ATGAAAAACGTTGAGGTGCATTCCTCTGTTAAAGATGAAAGGCTAATCAAAGTACGCCGTGACCAAATGATTAAAGGGGCTGTTTCCCTTTTTAAGCAGAAGGGGTTTCACAGAACGACAACAAGAGAAATTGCAAAGGCGTCTGGCTTTAGCATCGGAACACTTTATGAATACATTGAAAAGAAAGAAGATGTTTTATATCTTGTTGTCGATCGGATCTACGATGAAGTAAAGGAACGGTTAAAGGAATCGATTGATACGGCAATAGGCACAATTGAAGGCTTAAAATCGGCAATTGCGGCATATTTTCGCGTAATGGATGATATGCAGGATGAGGTTCTAGTCATGTATCAGGAGGCAAAGTCGCTGACCAAGGATGCCCTTCCCTATGTATTAAATAAAGAACTGCAAATGGTTCAGATGTTTGAAGACATTTTAAAACGCATGACGAAGCAGAAAGAAATCGCTATGTCTGAAAAAGAGATCCAATTATGCGCGCACAACATCTTTGTCCTCGGACAAATGTGGGGATTCAGGCGGTGGGCCCTTCATTCCATGTTTTCAATCGAGGATTATATCGATATGCAAACAAGCCTTATTTTAGATGGTCTTACAATACGGGAGAAAAAGGGGGATGAAAAATGA
- a CDS encoding acyl-CoA dehydrogenase yields the protein MNFKLSEEHEMIRKMVRDFAENEVAPSAAERDEEERFDREIFDKMAELGLTGIPWPEEYGGIGSDYLAYCIAVEELSRVCASTGVTLSAHTSLASWPIYKFGTEDQKQKYLKPLAQGTSIGAYGLTEPGSGSDAGGMRTTARKDGDHYILNGSKIFITNGGVADIYVVFALTDPTSKHKGTSAFIIEKDFPGFSVGKKEKKLGIRSSPTTEIMFEDCKVPAENLLGSEGEGFKIAMMTLDGGRNGIAAQAVGIAQGALDAAVGYAKQRVQFGKPIAAQQGISFKLADMATNIEAARLLTYQAAWLESNGLPYGKESAMSKLFAGDTAMKVTTEAVQVFGGYGYTKDYPVERFMRDAKITQIYEGTQEIQRLVISRMLTKD from the coding sequence ATGAACTTTAAACTTTCAGAAGAACACGAAATGATTCGAAAAATGGTTCGCGACTTTGCTGAAAACGAGGTGGCGCCTTCAGCAGCCGAAAGAGATGAAGAAGAACGATTTGACAGAGAAATCTTTGATAAGATGGCTGAACTCGGGCTAACAGGTATTCCCTGGCCAGAAGAATACGGCGGGATTGGCAGTGATTATTTAGCCTATTGTATAGCGGTTGAAGAGCTCTCCAGGGTGTGCGCTTCTACAGGAGTAACCTTATCAGCCCATACATCTCTTGCTAGCTGGCCGATCTATAAGTTTGGTACAGAAGATCAAAAACAGAAGTATTTAAAGCCGCTTGCCCAAGGAACAAGCATCGGCGCGTATGGATTAACTGAGCCCGGCTCTGGCTCCGATGCCGGCGGGATGAGAACAACCGCGAGGAAAGACGGGGACCATTATATTCTCAATGGTTCGAAGATTTTTATTACAAATGGCGGAGTCGCAGATATCTATGTCGTATTTGCTTTAACAGACCCAACCAGCAAACATAAAGGAACGAGCGCCTTCATTATTGAAAAGGATTTTCCTGGCTTCAGTGTCGGCAAAAAAGAGAAAAAGCTGGGCATTCGTTCTTCTCCGACAACGGAAATTATGTTTGAAGATTGTAAGGTCCCTGCTGAAAATCTCCTTGGCAGTGAAGGGGAAGGCTTTAAGATTGCAATGATGACGTTAGATGGAGGCAGAAATGGGATCGCTGCGCAAGCAGTCGGGATTGCTCAAGGTGCCTTGGATGCTGCAGTAGGCTATGCGAAGCAAAGAGTACAATTTGGAAAACCGATTGCCGCACAGCAAGGGATTTCCTTTAAGCTTGCTGACATGGCGACTAATATTGAAGCCGCAAGACTATTGACCTATCAGGCGGCATGGCTCGAATCAAATGGTCTGCCATATGGAAAAGAATCGGCGATGTCTAAGCTGTTTGCCGGAGATACCGCAATGAAGGTAACAACAGAGGCGGTTCAAGTATTTGGCGGCTATGGGTATACGAAAGATTACCCGGTTGAAAGATTTATGCGTGATGCGAAAATTACGCAAATCTATGAAGGAACCCAAGAAATCCAGCGACTCGTCATTTCCCGCATGCTGACAAAAGATTAA
- a CDS encoding acyl-CoA dehydrogenase yields MNLQFTEEQQMMRKMVREFAEAEIAPFVERMEKGEFPHSILKKMGELGLMGIPVPQKYGGAEMDFISYIMAIEELSKVSATVGVILSVHTSVSTYPILHFGSEEQKQKYVPKLASGEYLGAFCLTEPSAGSDAASLKTKAVLNGDHYILNGSKVFITNGGAADLYIVFASTNPPLGSKGITAFIVEKNTPGFHIGKDEKKMGLHGSRTVQLTFEDMKVPVENRLGAEGEGFKVALNNLEAGRIGIAAQALGIAKAAFEKAVDYSTERYQFGKPIAANQGVGFKIADMATAIESAKLLVYRAAYLRANGIPCKKEASMAKLFASKTAVDVTTEAIQVFGGYGYTEEYEVERYFRDAKITEIYEGTSEIQRIVISKELLQD; encoded by the coding sequence ATGAATCTTCAGTTTACTGAAGAACAGCAGATGATGAGGAAAATGGTGCGTGAATTCGCTGAGGCTGAAATCGCCCCTTTTGTAGAGCGGATGGAAAAGGGGGAGTTTCCACACTCCATACTTAAAAAAATGGGGGAGCTAGGATTAATGGGGATTCCAGTTCCGCAAAAGTATGGCGGGGCTGAAATGGATTTTATCTCTTATATCATGGCGATAGAGGAGCTTTCAAAAGTAAGTGCAACCGTTGGTGTAATTTTATCGGTACACACATCGGTTTCGACTTATCCAATTTTGCACTTTGGCTCGGAGGAACAAAAGCAAAAATACGTTCCAAAGCTTGCATCTGGAGAATATCTTGGGGCCTTCTGTCTGACAGAACCCAGTGCCGGATCAGATGCAGCCAGTCTCAAAACGAAGGCGGTTTTAAATGGAGACCACTACATCCTAAATGGGTCAAAGGTATTTATTACAAATGGAGGAGCAGCGGATCTTTACATTGTCTTTGCTTCAACGAATCCGCCACTCGGCAGCAAGGGAATTACAGCGTTTATTGTAGAAAAGAATACGCCGGGCTTTCATATTGGCAAAGACGAAAAAAAGATGGGGCTTCATGGTTCAAGAACGGTTCAATTAACGTTCGAGGACATGAAAGTACCTGTTGAAAATCGCCTTGGTGCAGAGGGTGAAGGTTTTAAGGTAGCGCTGAATAATCTCGAAGCAGGGAGAATTGGAATTGCGGCCCAAGCACTGGGTATTGCAAAAGCTGCTTTTGAAAAGGCGGTTGATTATTCAACGGAGAGATACCAGTTTGGAAAGCCGATTGCAGCAAATCAGGGGGTCGGCTTTAAGATAGCAGATATGGCAACAGCGATTGAATCAGCGAAGCTGCTTGTCTATCGTGCGGCTTACTTAAGAGCCAATGGAATCCCATGTAAAAAAGAGGCTTCCATGGCTAAGCTTTTCGCTTCCAAAACAGCGGTTGACGTCACAACTGAAGCAATTCAAGTGTTTGGCGGGTATGGATATACAGAGGAATATGAGGTAGAACGCTATTTTAGAGATGCAAAAATTACAGAAATCTATGAGGGAACTTCGGAAATTCAACGAATCGTGATTAGTAAAGAGCTTTTACAAGATTAG
- a CDS encoding CTP synthase — translation MTKYIFVTGGVVSSLGKGITAASLGRLLKNRGLQVTIQKFDPYINVDPGTMSPYQHGEVFVTEDGAETDLDLGHYERFIDINLNKFSNVTTGKIYSSVIKKERRGEYLGGTVQVIPHITNEIKDRVFRAGKETNADVVITEIGGTVGDIESLPFLEAIRQIKSDVGRDNVMYIHCTLVPYLKAAGEMKTKPTQHSVKELRSLGIQPNVIVVRTEMPISQDMKDKIALFCDIDPKAVIEAGDAEILYEVPLDLQKQNLDTIVCEHLKLTCQDADMTEWRGLVEKVRNLSKKVRIGLVGKYVELQDAYISVVESLKHAGYVFDADIDIKWINSEHVDESNVEKLLKDVDGILVPGGFGDRGIDGKIEAIRYARENKVPFLGICLGMQLACIEFARNVVGLKGAHSSEIQPDTPYPVIDLLPEQKDIEDLGGTLRLGLYPCKINEGTQAMKAYNDEVIYERHRHRYEFNNEFRQALEDKGFVFSGTSPDGRLVEIIELKDHPWFVASQFHPEFTSRPTRPQALFRNFIEASIKSHS, via the coding sequence GTGACGAAGTATATTTTTGTAACTGGAGGAGTTGTATCTTCTCTAGGGAAAGGGATCACTGCAGCATCTTTAGGGAGACTATTGAAAAATCGAGGACTGCAAGTGACCATTCAAAAATTTGATCCATATATCAATGTTGATCCAGGAACAATGAGTCCTTATCAGCACGGCGAGGTTTTTGTAACAGAAGATGGAGCTGAAACTGACCTTGATTTAGGACATTATGAGCGATTTATTGATATTAACTTAAACAAATTCAGTAACGTGACGACAGGGAAAATTTATTCGTCAGTTATTAAAAAAGAGCGCAGAGGGGAATACTTAGGCGGTACCGTTCAAGTAATCCCTCATATCACCAATGAAATTAAAGACCGTGTATTTCGTGCGGGAAAAGAAACCAATGCAGACGTGGTTATTACAGAAATCGGGGGAACGGTTGGCGATATTGAATCTCTTCCTTTCCTAGAAGCGATTCGCCAAATTAAGAGTGATGTAGGCCGCGATAATGTCATGTACATCCACTGTACACTTGTTCCTTACTTAAAAGCAGCAGGCGAAATGAAGACCAAACCAACGCAACACAGTGTAAAAGAGCTAAGAAGCCTCGGAATCCAGCCAAATGTCATCGTGGTTCGGACTGAAATGCCGATTTCTCAAGATATGAAGGATAAAATTGCCTTATTCTGTGATATCGATCCCAAAGCCGTAATTGAAGCAGGGGATGCTGAGATACTTTATGAGGTTCCGCTAGATCTCCAAAAACAAAATCTAGACACGATCGTCTGTGAGCATTTGAAACTTACTTGCCAGGATGCCGATATGACGGAGTGGCGCGGTCTTGTTGAAAAAGTTCGTAACCTATCGAAGAAGGTAAGAATCGGCTTAGTCGGAAAATATGTAGAATTGCAGGATGCCTACATTTCTGTTGTAGAATCCCTTAAGCATGCAGGCTATGTCTTTGATGCAGATATTGATATTAAATGGATAAATTCTGAGCATGTAGATGAATCCAATGTGGAAAAATTACTAAAAGATGTAGACGGCATTCTTGTTCCTGGCGGGTTCGGCGACCGCGGAATTGACGGGAAAATCGAAGCGATTCGATATGCGCGCGAAAACAAAGTTCCGTTCCTTGGAATTTGCCTTGGTATGCAATTAGCGTGCATCGAATTTGCCCGCAATGTAGTCGGCCTTAAAGGAGCGCATTCATCCGAAATCCAGCCAGATACACCATACCCGGTCATTGATTTGCTTCCGGAACAAAAGGATATCGAAGACTTAGGCGGTACTTTACGGCTTGGTTTATACCCTTGCAAAATTAACGAAGGCACACAAGCTATGAAGGCGTATAATGATGAAGTCATTTATGAAAGACATCGTCACCGCTACGAATTTAATAATGAATTCCGCCAGGCTTTAGAAGATAAAGGATTTGTATTTTCCGGCACAAGTCCAGACGGCAGATTGGTTGAAATTATTGAACTGAAAGATCACCCATGGTTTGTAGCATCTCAATTTCACCCAGAATTCACATCTAGACCAACGCGGCCTCAAGCCTTATTTAGAAACTTTATCGAGGCATCGATTAAATCGCATTCATAA